One window of Neorhodopirellula lusitana genomic DNA carries:
- a CDS encoding shikimate kinase, with protein sequence MDTTSRQSHHLYLTGYRGCGKSTVAQQLAQRLSLPVVDLDERIETRAGTTISQIFADQSEEAFRDMESACLAEVAGQDRCIVSLGGGAILRETNRTVIQSSGWCVWLDADPKVLAARLAGDVTTGDRRPSLTGQPVLEEIATVMQARESLYREVADLRIDTSAMSIDEIVEQILKANPTTTGVADTRS encoded by the coding sequence ATGGATACAACATCGCGGCAAAGCCACCATCTCTATTTGACCGGTTATCGCGGATGCGGCAAGAGCACCGTTGCGCAGCAATTGGCCCAGCGGCTGAGTTTACCAGTTGTGGACCTGGATGAACGCATTGAAACGCGGGCGGGCACAACGATCAGTCAGATCTTTGCCGATCAATCCGAAGAGGCGTTCCGAGACATGGAGTCCGCGTGTTTAGCGGAGGTCGCCGGGCAGGATCGATGCATCGTCTCGTTGGGTGGTGGCGCGATTTTGCGTGAGACGAATCGCACGGTGATTCAGTCGAGCGGTTGGTGTGTGTGGCTCGATGCGGATCCGAAGGTGTTGGCCGCTCGCTTGGCGGGCGATGTGACAACCGGCGACCGGCGGCCCTCGTTGACGGGCCAACCGGTGCTGGAAGAGATTGCCACCGTGATGCAGGCGAGAGAGTCGCTGTATCGGGAAGTGGCTGATCTTCGGATCGATACCAGTGCGATGTCGATCGATGAGATTGTCGAGCAGATCTTGAAGGCGAATCCGACAACGACGGGCGTTGCGGACACGCGGTCGTAG
- a CDS encoding ShlB/FhaC/HecB family hemolysin secretion/activation protein, whose translation MFLTIMRVAVATVAVGMVCWFGQGEAFAQNYEAYKPLKLPARPGELPEVDAKSDLPAPVEDDRVLVQALEAVVIVDHGDKIDKTDAIDSLVGIHYDFEEPDSLVYKHAIRGIVQRAIGQPITLRRINELSRDIIKQYQRCKQPIVDVVIPEQRITGGTLYLVVTETRIGRVMVRSGQHFDCKPASRWIAKTRRGNRLYEPHIENDLFWMNQNPFRRVSVDFDKGTAPGTTDVIYEIEDLCPIRGYMGIDDSGVSTLNYGRFFAGFQYGNFLGHGGILGYQFTTDEEFKLLHAHSVSLDQPLSRDYSLQAYGSWAGVTPMMDSGFAQDGESYQIGGQLIRHLSRDRFHSRNLSAGFDFKSTNNNLEFSGTQVSDSVADLFQFRFGYDSFERVDLDQYRLFRADVFIGPGGGLTGSHSAEAFNTIRPGASPDYVYGRMRYERADVLRKEWMLTTRLTGQASSERLLFSETLGLGGYDTLRGTDSRVYNADHGWIANFEFGPKTYRFGTVENPKTLRGYGFVDMGNGYVDQPMAGEDAYTFAMSTGVGFRFQVSDRVIARFDYGFGIEEIDAAERSDRAHFGVTWIPGRRL comes from the coding sequence TCCTGAGGTGGACGCCAAGTCGGATTTGCCCGCACCAGTCGAAGACGACCGCGTTTTAGTGCAAGCTCTGGAAGCGGTTGTGATCGTCGACCACGGCGACAAGATCGATAAGACAGACGCAATCGATTCGCTGGTCGGGATTCACTACGATTTTGAAGAACCCGATTCGCTGGTCTACAAACACGCCATTCGTGGAATCGTGCAGCGAGCGATTGGGCAACCGATCACGCTGCGACGCATCAATGAATTGTCACGCGATATCATCAAACAGTACCAGCGTTGCAAGCAACCAATCGTGGATGTGGTGATCCCCGAGCAGCGGATTACGGGCGGAACGCTGTATCTCGTTGTCACGGAAACTCGGATTGGTCGCGTGATGGTTCGCAGCGGGCAGCACTTCGATTGCAAGCCCGCGTCTCGCTGGATTGCGAAAACCCGGCGTGGCAACCGACTGTATGAACCGCATATTGAAAACGATTTGTTTTGGATGAACCAGAACCCGTTCCGCCGAGTGAGCGTGGATTTTGACAAAGGCACCGCGCCGGGTACCACTGATGTGATCTACGAGATCGAAGACCTGTGTCCAATTCGAGGTTACATGGGGATTGACGACAGCGGAGTGTCGACGTTGAACTACGGTCGGTTCTTCGCGGGTTTCCAGTACGGGAACTTCCTCGGCCACGGTGGCATCTTGGGGTATCAGTTCACGACGGATGAAGAGTTCAAGTTATTGCACGCACACTCCGTCAGTTTGGATCAACCGCTCAGCCGAGATTACTCGTTGCAGGCGTACGGCAGTTGGGCTGGTGTGACTCCGATGATGGACAGCGGGTTCGCCCAGGATGGTGAGAGCTATCAAATCGGCGGGCAACTGATTCGGCATCTTTCCCGCGATCGATTTCACAGTCGCAACCTGAGTGCGGGCTTCGATTTTAAGTCAACCAATAACAACTTGGAATTCTCTGGAACACAGGTCAGTGATTCCGTTGCCGATCTGTTTCAGTTTCGTTTCGGATACGACAGTTTCGAGCGTGTCGACTTGGATCAATACCGATTATTCCGCGCCGACGTGTTCATCGGTCCGGGCGGAGGACTGACCGGCAGTCATTCCGCGGAGGCCTTCAACACGATTCGTCCGGGAGCATCGCCAGACTATGTGTACGGCCGGATGCGTTACGAACGGGCTGACGTCCTTCGCAAGGAATGGATGTTGACGACGCGGTTGACGGGACAAGCTTCCTCGGAGCGGTTGTTGTTCAGCGAGACGCTGGGGTTGGGTGGTTACGACACGCTGCGAGGCACCGACAGTCGCGTCTACAACGCCGATCATGGCTGGATTGCCAACTTTGAATTCGGTCCCAAGACGTACCGTTTTGGAACCGTCGAAAACCCCAAAACGTTGCGTGGCTACGGATTCGTTGACATGGGTAACGGCTACGTGGATCAACCGATGGCAGGTGAAGATGCTTACACGTTCGCGATGAGTACGGGAGTCGGATTCCGTTTCCAGGTCAGCGATCGCGTCATTGCACGGTTCGACTACGGGTTTGGAATCGAGGAGATCGATGCGGCAGAGCGAAGCGATCGTGCCCACTTCGGCGTGACCTGGATTCCGGGACGTCGACTTTAG
- a CDS encoding ion transporter, with protein sequence MSAPKAKPEPKTLNRRLVQRPELPGVRQRMYDIIFEADDDAGRWFDIGLLVAIVASIVLVSIETLPEYQIETTIDGVSNVSLPTWLVAGEWFLTILFTIEYVARLACVRHPLKYAFSFWGIVDLLSIMPSYATALTGESARSFVILRSVRLLRVFRVLKLWRMMSQADELADAVWNSRDKIVVFLAVVLVAVTISGTLMYHIETVMLGDSHDSDFTSIPQAMYWAIVTMTTVGYGDIVPHTTIGKVISAGLILLGYSLIIVPTGFVSAELSGRAPEPREQHPCPQCGAPTHRSDAMYCYRCGNHLDQS encoded by the coding sequence ATGTCTGCCCCCAAAGCCAAGCCTGAACCCAAAACCCTGAACCGACGCTTGGTCCAGCGCCCCGAACTGCCGGGCGTGCGGCAACGCATGTACGACATCATTTTTGAGGCCGATGACGACGCAGGCCGCTGGTTCGACATCGGTTTGCTGGTCGCAATCGTGGCCAGCATCGTGCTGGTGTCGATCGAAACGCTGCCTGAATACCAGATTGAAACCACAATCGACGGGGTCTCCAATGTCTCGCTGCCCACTTGGCTCGTGGCCGGCGAATGGTTCCTGACGATCCTATTCACGATTGAGTACGTGGCGCGACTGGCGTGCGTGCGACATCCGCTGAAGTACGCGTTTAGCTTTTGGGGAATCGTTGACCTGTTGTCGATCATGCCCAGTTACGCGACGGCTTTGACGGGCGAATCGGCTCGCTCGTTTGTGATTTTGCGTTCAGTCCGCTTGCTACGGGTGTTCCGGGTCCTGAAGCTTTGGCGAATGATGAGCCAAGCGGATGAATTGGCCGATGCGGTCTGGAATTCCCGAGACAAGATTGTCGTCTTTTTGGCTGTCGTCTTGGTGGCCGTCACGATCAGCGGCACGTTGATGTACCACATCGAAACCGTGATGTTGGGTGATTCACACGATAGCGACTTCACTTCCATTCCCCAGGCCATGTACTGGGCGATCGTGACCATGACGACGGTCGGTTACGGGGACATCGTGCCGCACACAACGATTGGGAAAGTGATATCGGCTGGGCTAATCTTGCTGGGATACAGCCTGATTATCGTGCCCACTGGGTTCGTTAGTGCGGAACTTTCGGGTCGGGCCCCCGAGCCCAGGGAACAGCATCCGTGTCCGCAATGCGGGGCTCCCACGCACCGCAGCGACGCGATGTATTGCTACCGATGTGGCAATCACCTGGACCAATCCTGA
- a CDS encoding DinB family protein, producing the protein MKSRRPSESDLTNDYHRQLADRVAGECVIEALQNQLWWICELGGSLSCEQADQVHAPYTWSVRQVFEHCVDAERIFGDRILRIAAGDKTNLPPWDENAYADARFGLGNLGHMISEMGNLRQANILLLQRIKPSLWDQVGTVDSHPITPRGIAWIAAGHLHHHFEIIEKRCEVSPNRMPVKDAMGAS; encoded by the coding sequence ATGAAATCTCGCCGTCCGTCTGAATCCGACCTGACCAATGATTACCATCGCCAACTGGCCGATCGAGTTGCTGGTGAATGCGTGATCGAGGCCCTGCAAAACCAGTTGTGGTGGATCTGCGAACTGGGCGGTAGCCTTTCTTGCGAACAAGCCGACCAGGTTCACGCTCCTTACACTTGGTCGGTCCGACAAGTGTTCGAGCACTGCGTCGACGCGGAACGCATTTTCGGTGACCGGATCTTGCGGATCGCGGCGGGAGACAAGACGAACCTTCCCCCTTGGGACGAAAACGCCTACGCCGATGCTCGATTCGGGTTAGGAAATTTGGGGCACATGATCAGCGAAATGGGCAACCTCCGACAAGCCAACATTCTGTTGCTGCAACGGATCAAACCTTCGCTGTGGGACCAAGTCGGCACCGTGGACTCGCATCCGATCACTCCTCGTGGGATCGCCTGGATCGCCGCCGGTCACCTCCATCATCATTTCGAAATCATCGAGAAACGCTGCGAAGTCTCACCCAATCGCATGCCGGTCAAGGACGCGATGGGCGCTTCATAA
- the thiS gene encoding sulfur carrier protein ThiS, with protein MIAITVNGKQVEIERTMSVEELLRTVEVPKNYLAVEVNEDVVAKEDHVSVMVNDGDRIEVVTLVGGG; from the coding sequence ATGATCGCGATTACCGTCAACGGAAAACAGGTTGAGATCGAACGCACGATGTCGGTCGAAGAATTGTTGCGAACTGTTGAGGTTCCGAAGAACTACTTGGCCGTCGAAGTGAACGAAGACGTGGTCGCGAAGGAGGACCACGTCTCGGTGATGGTGAACGACGGGGACCGCATCGAAGTGGTCACGCTCGTAGGTGGCGGTTGA